The following proteins come from a genomic window of Pseudomonas sp. J452:
- a CDS encoding endonuclease domain-containing protein, translating to MGLRENAKHLRTHMTDAEARLWYHLRGHRFMGLKFKRQKPIARYIVDFVCLECFLIIELDGGQHVEQRQLDEVRDGYLQERGYRVLRFWSHQVLGEMAAVLERGFVWPSTLSPSPPLDKQRAGEGGRPCPG from the coding sequence ATGGGACTGCGTGAAAACGCCAAGCACCTGCGTACCCACATGACGGATGCCGAAGCCCGGCTTTGGTATCACTTGCGTGGTCACCGCTTCATGGGGTTGAAGTTCAAGCGACAGAAACCGATTGCCCGCTATATCGTCGACTTTGTCTGTCTGGAGTGTTTCCTGATCATCGAACTGGATGGCGGCCAGCATGTCGAGCAGCGGCAGCTGGATGAGGTGCGCGATGGCTATCTACAGGAGCGTGGTTATCGTGTGCTGCGCTTCTGGAGTCATCAGGTGCTGGGGGAGATGGCGGCGGTGCTGGAGCGGGGATTCGTCTGGCCATCGACCCTCTCTCCCTCTCCCCCTCTTGATAAACAAAGAGCGGGAGAGGGGGGTAGGCCGTGCCCAGGGTGA
- a CDS encoding translation initiation factor Sui1 yields MVKKASSFSALSGLVYSTDSGRHCPDCSQPVDACICKQSRIPEGDGIARVRRETKGRGGKTVTTISGVPLAEEPLKELASALKKRCGCGGGLKDGVIEIQGDMVDLLLEELTKRGFKAKKSGG; encoded by the coding sequence GTGGTCAAGAAAGCTTCGTCATTCTCCGCCTTGAGCGGTCTCGTCTATTCCACCGACAGCGGTCGGCACTGCCCCGACTGCAGCCAGCCGGTGGATGCCTGTATCTGCAAGCAGAGCCGGATTCCCGAAGGGGATGGTATCGCCCGTGTGCGCCGGGAAACCAAGGGCCGGGGTGGCAAGACGGTCACCACCATCAGCGGTGTGCCGCTAGCCGAAGAGCCGCTGAAAGAACTGGCCAGCGCGCTGAAGAAACGCTGCGGCTGCGGCGGCGGACTCAAGGATGGGGTCATCGAGATCCAGGGCGACATGGTCGACCTGCTCCTCGAAGAGCTCACCAAGCGTGGCTTCAAGGCCAAGAAATCCGGCGGCTGA
- a CDS encoding NUDIX hydrolase has translation MPISAEEAAHRAASDAERIAWVDAQDCLLGSLPRAELRERGLIGRGTFILLFNAAGELCVHRRTLSKAIYPGYWDVAAGGMVGEGESYAESAARELQEELGIAGVELREHGRFFFDQPDNRLWCAVFSAVSDAPLVLQPEEVLEAVFLPLPEVLREAESKPFCPDSLQALRSYLANT, from the coding sequence ATGCCGATCTCCGCCGAGGAAGCGGCGCACCGTGCCGCTTCCGATGCTGAACGCATTGCCTGGGTCGACGCGCAGGATTGCCTGCTCGGCAGCCTGCCGCGCGCCGAGCTGCGTGAGCGCGGGCTGATCGGTCGCGGCACCTTCATCCTGCTGTTCAATGCTGCCGGCGAGCTGTGCGTGCACCGGCGCACCCTGAGCAAGGCCATCTATCCCGGCTACTGGGATGTGGCGGCCGGCGGCATGGTGGGCGAGGGCGAGAGCTATGCCGAATCGGCCGCGCGCGAGCTGCAGGAGGAGCTGGGCATTGCCGGTGTCGAACTGCGCGAGCATGGGCGCTTCTTCTTCGATCAGCCGGACAATCGACTGTGGTGTGCGGTGTTCTCGGCGGTCTCCGATGCACCGCTGGTGCTGCAGCCGGAGGAAGTGCTGGAGGCGGTTTTCCTGCCGCTGCCGGAGGTGCTGCGTGAGGCCGAGAGCAAGCCCTTCTGCCCCGACTCGCTGCAGGCGCTGCGCAGTTACCTGGCCAATACCTGA
- a CDS encoding DUF2333 family protein produces the protein MLDWKKRTEDLRGSVDDSVDDVRSYFGGLWLSRTLGSLLAIYLLAALGVGWYWSQEPALFPVQQHAQTAAEKAQRKLVAGYTTVETLKQVSSTLLNKPGGYLSNDIAPPGLWLDNMPAWEYGVLVQVRDLSRALRKDFARSQSQSTESTLLVRAEQRFNFDNKSWALPASEAEYAEGLKSLDRYLAALADPSQQNAQFYARADNLNSWLGDVATRLGSLSQRLSASVGRVRLNTDLSDKAPVDGEAVPLSEEEVKTPWLQIDNVFYEARGQAWALSHILRAIEVDFADVLAKKNATVSVRQIIRELEAAQEPLWSPMVLNGSGYGVLANHSLVMANYISRANAAIIDLRTLLTQG, from the coding sequence ATGCTGGATTGGAAGAAACGCACAGAAGACCTGCGCGGCAGCGTCGACGACTCGGTGGATGATGTTCGCAGCTATTTCGGTGGCCTGTGGCTGAGCCGCACCCTGGGCAGCCTGCTGGCTATTTATCTGCTGGCGGCGCTGGGCGTCGGCTGGTACTGGAGCCAGGAGCCCGCGCTGTTCCCGGTGCAGCAACATGCCCAGACGGCGGCCGAGAAGGCGCAGCGCAAGCTGGTGGCGGGCTACACCACGGTGGAAACCCTCAAGCAGGTATCCAGCACGCTGCTCAACAAGCCGGGTGGCTACCTGTCCAACGACATCGCGCCGCCCGGCCTGTGGCTGGACAACATGCCAGCCTGGGAGTACGGCGTGCTGGTCCAGGTGCGTGACCTGTCCCGCGCGCTGCGCAAGGATTTTGCCCGCTCGCAGTCGCAATCCACCGAGAGCACGCTTCTGGTCAGGGCCGAGCAGCGTTTTAACTTCGACAACAAGAGCTGGGCCCTGCCGGCCTCGGAAGCTGAATACGCCGAGGGCCTCAAATCGCTGGATCGCTACCTGGCGGCCTTGGCCGACCCGAGCCAGCAGAACGCACAGTTCTACGCTCGCGCCGACAACCTCAACAGCTGGCTGGGCGATGTCGCTACCCGCCTCGGTTCGCTGTCCCAGCGCCTGTCCGCCAGTGTCGGTCGAGTGCGCCTGAACACCGATCTGTCGGACAAGGCGCCGGTCGACGGTGAGGCCGTGCCGCTCAGCGAGGAGGAGGTGAAGACCCCCTGGCTGCAGATCGACAACGTGTTCTACGAAGCCCGTGGCCAGGCCTGGGCGCTGTCGCACATCCTGCGCGCCATCGAGGTGGACTTCGCCGACGTGCTGGCGAAGAAGAATGCCACCGTCAGCGTGCGGCAGATCATCCGCGAGCTGGAGGCGGCACAGGAGCCGCTGTGGAGCCCGATGGTGCTCAATGGCAGCGGCTACGGCGTGCTGGCCAACCACTCGCTGGTGATGGCCAACTACATCTCGCGCGCCAATGCGGCGATCATCGACTTGCGCACCCTGCTGACCCAAGGCTAA
- a CDS encoding methyl-accepting chemotaxis protein — protein sequence MRDIEDSLNRLRRYLVELVGTIHHNAAQVAGSSRTLADISQGLHGGAERQLADTAQIRDALGELEGTIAQVADDASQAADASRAASRAAEQGQRVIEQSLTGLHALVGKVQGNAQSIEQLASETATIGQVLTVIRGVAEQTNLLALNAAIEAARAGEMGRGFAVVADEVRSLAQRTSGATDEIQQLIARLQQAAQQSVAAMRAQVEHAEATAGQAAQADGALDEVVGAIRTIASMAERIAEATAQQGGAASEIRGHSERIHRLGGDNLARIGEGRQQGEQLLQLGGQLNTAVQAFRV from the coding sequence ATGCGCGATATCGAGGACTCGCTGAACCGCCTGCGCCGCTATCTGGTCGAGCTGGTCGGCACCATCCACCACAACGCCGCCCAAGTCGCCGGCAGCAGCCGCACCCTGGCCGACATCAGCCAGGGCCTGCACGGTGGCGCCGAACGCCAGTTGGCCGATACCGCACAAATCCGCGATGCCCTCGGCGAGTTGGAAGGCACTATCGCCCAGGTCGCCGACGATGCCAGCCAGGCCGCCGATGCCAGCCGCGCCGCCAGCCGCGCGGCAGAACAGGGCCAGCGGGTGATCGAGCAGAGCCTCACCGGCCTGCATGCCTTGGTCGGCAAGGTGCAGGGCAATGCCCAGTCCATCGAACAGCTAGCCAGCGAGACCGCCACCATCGGCCAGGTGCTCACGGTGATCCGCGGCGTGGCCGAGCAGACCAACCTGCTGGCGCTGAACGCCGCCATCGAAGCCGCCCGTGCCGGCGAGATGGGCCGCGGCTTCGCCGTGGTTGCCGACGAGGTACGCTCGCTGGCCCAGCGCACCAGTGGCGCCACCGACGAGATCCAGCAACTGATCGCGCGCCTGCAGCAGGCGGCGCAACAGTCGGTAGCGGCCATGCGCGCCCAGGTCGAGCATGCCGAGGCCACCGCGGGCCAGGCGGCCCAGGCCGATGGCGCGCTGGACGAAGTGGTCGGGGCGATCCGCACTATCGCCAGCATGGCCGAGCGCATCGCCGAGGCCACGGCCCAGCAAGGCGGCGCCGCCAGCGAAATCCGCGGCCACAGTGAACGCATCCACCGCCTCGGCGGCGACAACCTGGCGCGCATCGGCGAAGGCCGCCAGCAGGGTGAACAGCTGTTGCAACTAGGCGGACAATTGAACACCGCGGTGCAGGCCTTTCGCGTCTGA
- a CDS encoding aminoacyl-tRNA deacylase — MHVAETLARSLQRAECQYDLVEHDHSATSLESARKAGVPASRMAKPIILDDRRGHYLMAVVPANRQLDLGKVHKGPWRWQLTSEQSLGGLFRDCERGAVPALGEAYGMGMLIDPALARQADIYLEAGDHESLVHLSIDEFFKLAPNAQLCELSA, encoded by the coding sequence ATGCATGTGGCCGAAACCCTGGCCCGTAGTCTGCAACGGGCCGAATGTCAGTACGATCTGGTCGAGCATGATCATTCGGCGACCAGCCTGGAGTCGGCGCGCAAGGCCGGCGTTCCCGCCTCGCGCATGGCCAAGCCGATCATCCTCGACGACCGCCGTGGGCACTACCTGATGGCCGTGGTGCCGGCCAACCGGCAGCTGGACCTGGGCAAGGTGCACAAGGGCCCCTGGCGCTGGCAGCTGACCAGCGAACAGAGCCTCGGCGGCCTGTTCCGTGACTGCGAGCGTGGCGCCGTGCCGGCACTTGGCGAGGCCTATGGCATGGGCATGCTGATCGACCCGGCGCTGGCGCGGCAGGCCGATATCTACCTGGAGGCCGGCGACCACGAAAGCCTGGTGCATCTGTCCATCGACGAGTTCTTCAAGCTGGCGCCCAATGCCCAGCTGTGCGAGTTGAGTGCCTGA
- a CDS encoding DUF2214 family protein translates to MADAIAASLHYLSIFVLFALLTAEHLLFKPQMDVASAQRLLRIDIAYGVSAGLVLVTGVARVLWFGKGLDYYLHNGLFHAKVGLFLLIGLLSALPTLTFFNWRNDLLAGKAPQISPAVAKRTIWVIRLELLLLVCLPFLASLMARGFG, encoded by the coding sequence ATGGCCGACGCGATTGCCGCCAGCCTGCACTACCTGTCGATCTTCGTCCTGTTCGCCCTGCTGACCGCCGAGCACCTGCTGTTCAAGCCGCAGATGGACGTCGCCAGCGCTCAGCGCCTGCTGCGCATCGACATCGCCTACGGCGTCAGCGCCGGCCTGGTACTGGTCACCGGCGTTGCGCGTGTGCTGTGGTTCGGCAAGGGCCTGGACTACTACCTGCACAACGGTCTGTTCCACGCCAAGGTCGGCCTGTTCCTGCTGATCGGCCTGCTCTCGGCGCTGCCGACCCTGACCTTCTTCAACTGGCGCAACGACCTGCTGGCCGGCAAGGCGCCGCAGATCAGCCCGGCAGTGGCCAAACGCACGATCTGGGTGATCCGCCTGGAGCTGCTGTTGCTGGTCTGTCTGCCCTTCCTCGCCAGCCTGATGGCGCGGGGCTTCGGCTAG
- the speA gene encoding arginine decarboxylase, with product MAARRTRKDDGSQWTVADSRSVYGIRHWGAGFFAINDEGRVEVRPNGPQSAPIDLYAQLDGLRESGLSLPLLVRFPDILQYRVRQLTGAFDASIARLEYQNRYTALYPIKVNQQEAVVENIIATQDVSIGLEAGSKPELMAVLALAPKGGTIVCNGYKDREFIRLALMGQKLGHNVFIVIEKESEVQFVIDEAAELKVAPQIGLRVRLSSLASSKWADTGGEKSKFGLSAAQLLSVVERFKQAGLDQGVRLLHFHMGSQIANIADYRKGFREAIRYYGELRALGLPVDHIDVGGGLGVDYDGTHSRNASSINYDMEDYADAVVDMLKEFCDRQDIPHPHIFSESGRAMTAHHAVLLVQVTDVEKHHDEVPRIDSSIEQPEVLQVLIDLLGDSDPEMVAETYWRATHYVSEVAAQYSAGKLDLPQKALAEQCYFAICRRLYNQLKARQRSHRQVLDELNDKLADKYICNFSVFQSLPDTWAIGQILPILPLHRLDEEPLRRAVLQDLTCDSDGKINQYVDEQSIETSLPVHELRDGEDYVLGIFLVGAYQEILGDMHNLFGDTDSVNIYQNADGTSYHAGIETHDTIEDMLRYVHLSPEELMSHYRDKVASAKLSPRERTQFLDALRLGLTRSSYLAT from the coding sequence ATGGCCGCAAGACGCACACGCAAAGATGACGGTAGCCAATGGACAGTCGCGGACAGCCGCAGCGTATATGGCATCCGCCATTGGGGCGCCGGCTTCTTCGCGATCAATGACGAAGGCCGCGTGGAAGTTCGCCCGAATGGCCCGCAGAGCGCGCCGATCGACCTCTATGCCCAGCTCGATGGCCTGCGCGAAAGCGGCCTGTCGCTGCCGTTGCTGGTGCGCTTCCCGGACATCCTGCAGTACCGCGTGCGCCAGCTGACCGGCGCCTTCGACGCCAGCATCGCGCGCCTGGAATACCAGAACCGCTACACCGCGCTGTACCCGATCAAGGTCAACCAGCAGGAAGCGGTGGTGGAGAACATCATCGCCACCCAGGACGTGTCCATCGGCCTGGAAGCCGGTTCCAAGCCCGAGCTGATGGCCGTACTGGCCCTGGCTCCCAAGGGCGGCACCATCGTCTGCAACGGCTACAAGGACCGCGAGTTCATCCGCCTGGCCCTGATGGGGCAGAAGCTCGGCCACAACGTGTTCATCGTCATCGAGAAAGAGTCCGAGGTGCAGTTCGTCATCGACGAGGCGGCCGAACTCAAGGTCGCCCCGCAGATCGGCCTGCGCGTGCGCCTGTCGTCCCTGGCGTCGAGCAAGTGGGCCGATACCGGCGGCGAGAAGTCCAAGTTCGGTCTGTCCGCCGCGCAGCTGCTATCGGTGGTCGAGCGCTTCAAGCAAGCTGGCCTGGACCAGGGCGTCCGCCTGCTGCACTTCCACATGGGCTCGCAGATCGCCAACATCGCCGACTACCGCAAGGGTTTCCGCGAGGCCATCCGCTACTACGGTGAGCTGCGCGCCCTCGGCCTGCCGGTCGATCATATCGACGTCGGCGGCGGCCTGGGCGTCGACTACGACGGCACCCATTCGCGCAACGCCAGCTCGATCAACTACGACATGGAAGACTACGCCGATGCCGTGGTCGACATGCTCAAGGAGTTCTGCGACCGCCAGGACATCCCCCATCCGCACATCTTCTCCGAGAGCGGCCGGGCGATGACCGCGCACCACGCGGTACTGCTGGTGCAGGTGACCGACGTGGAAAAACACCACGACGAAGTGCCGCGCATCGACAGCAGCATCGAGCAGCCGGAAGTGCTGCAGGTGCTGATCGACCTGCTCGGCGACAGCGATCCGGAAATGGTCGCCGAGACCTACTGGCGTGCCACCCACTACGTCAGCGAGGTGGCGGCGCAGTACTCCGCCGGCAAGCTCGACCTGCCGCAGAAGGCCCTGGCCGAACAGTGCTACTTCGCCATCTGCCGGCGCCTGTACAACCAGCTCAAGGCCCGCCAGCGCTCGCACCGCCAGGTGCTCGACGAGCTCAACGACAAGCTGGCGGACAAGTACATCTGCAACTTCTCGGTGTTCCAGAGCCTGCCGGACACCTGGGCCATCGGCCAGATCCTGCCGATCCTGCCGCTGCACCGCCTGGACGAAGAGCCGCTGCGCCGTGCCGTGCTGCAGGATCTGACCTGCGACTCCGACGGCAAGATCAACCAGTACGTCGACGAGCAGAGCATCGAGACCAGCCTGCCGGTGCACGAACTGCGCGATGGCGAGGACTATGTGTTGGGGATCTTCCTGGTCGGCGCCTACCAGGAAATTCTCGGCGACATGCACAACCTGTTCGGTGACACCGACTCGGTGAACATCTACCAGAACGCCGACGGCACGTCCTACCACGCCGGGATCGAGACCCACGACACCATCGAGGACATGCTGCGCTACGTGCACCTGTCGCCCGAGGAACTGATGAGCCACTACCGCGACAAGGTGGCCAGCGCCAAGCTCAGCCCGCGTGAACGCACCCAGTTCCTCGATGCCCTGCGTCTGGGACTGACTCGTTCGTCTTATCTGGCGACTTGA
- a CDS encoding PleD family two-component system response regulator, whose protein sequence is MIEQEDPSRDRLKQHFAKRVIHQARQVLEVWQRLQQAEWNAVDMAELVEANLGLLRYAERFEQAVHVQLAASIGNCLSAVEANRGRLNSQLITELNQLMQRLSRTGLRHGDQFEQTFLPPLRKPVYLALQDHERAERLAQQLEFFGLTAQALDSANAFRAAMTERHPAAILMEVDFAGPGLGLQLASEAQQGLEQKLPLLFFSHADTDTPTRLAAVRAGGQEFFTGSLDASSLIERIEVLTHVSQYDPYKVLIIDDSRAQATHTERVLNSAGIVTRTLTEPIQAMAELADFQPDLIILDMYMPDCNGPELAKVIRHNDRYVSVPIIYLSAEDDLDKQLDAMSEGGDDFLTKPIKPRHLIATVRNRASRARNLRSRMVRDSLTGLYNHTHTLQLLEDARFRARRDGQPLSFAMLDIDHFKRVNDTYGHPMGDRVIKSLALFLKQRLRKTDHIGRYGGEEFAVVLPDTDAVTAAKVLDEIRKRFAEIVYPAQPQDLSCTFSCGIAELRGELDSNLLSKQADEALYVAKHGGRNRVEIHLA, encoded by the coding sequence ATGATCGAGCAAGAAGACCCAAGCCGCGACCGTCTCAAGCAGCACTTTGCCAAACGCGTCATCCACCAGGCCCGTCAGGTTCTGGAAGTCTGGCAACGCCTGCAACAGGCCGAGTGGAATGCCGTCGACATGGCCGAACTGGTCGAGGCCAACCTGGGCCTGCTGCGCTACGCCGAACGTTTCGAGCAGGCCGTGCATGTGCAACTGGCGGCCAGCATCGGCAACTGCCTGAGCGCCGTGGAGGCCAATCGCGGGCGCCTCAACAGCCAACTGATCACCGAGCTCAACCAACTGATGCAGCGCCTGTCACGCACCGGCCTGCGCCATGGCGACCAGTTCGAGCAGACGTTCCTGCCGCCGCTGCGCAAACCGGTGTACCTGGCCCTGCAGGATCACGAGCGTGCCGAGCGCCTGGCCCAGCAACTGGAGTTCTTCGGCCTCACCGCCCAGGCCCTGGACAGCGCCAATGCGTTTCGTGCCGCCATGACCGAGCGCCATCCGGCGGCCATCCTCATGGAAGTCGACTTCGCTGGCCCCGGCCTCGGCCTGCAACTGGCCAGCGAAGCCCAGCAGGGCCTGGAACAGAAGCTGCCGCTGCTGTTCTTCAGCCACGCCGATACCGACACGCCGACGCGCCTGGCCGCCGTACGCGCCGGCGGCCAGGAATTCTTCACTGGCAGCCTCGATGCCTCCAGCCTGATCGAGCGCATCGAGGTGCTCACCCACGTTTCCCAGTACGACCCGTACAAGGTGCTGATCATCGATGACTCACGGGCCCAGGCGACCCACACCGAGCGCGTGCTGAACAGCGCCGGGATCGTCACCCGCACCCTCACCGAGCCGATCCAGGCGATGGCCGAGCTGGCCGACTTCCAGCCGGACCTGATCATCCTCGACATGTACATGCCTGACTGCAACGGCCCGGAACTGGCCAAGGTGATCCGCCACAATGACCGCTATGTCAGCGTGCCGATCATCTACCTGTCCGCCGAGGACGACCTGGACAAGCAGCTCGACGCCATGAGCGAGGGCGGCGACGATTTCCTCACCAAGCCGATCAAGCCGCGTCACCTGATCGCCACCGTGCGCAACCGCGCCAGCCGCGCGCGCAATCTCAGGTCGCGCATGGTGCGTGACAGCCTCACCGGGCTGTACAACCACACCCACACCCTGCAGCTGCTGGAGGATGCGCGTTTCCGCGCCCGTCGCGACGGCCAGCCGCTGAGCTTCGCCATGCTCGACATCGACCACTTCAAACGGGTCAACGACACCTACGGCCACCCCATGGGCGACCGGGTGATCAAGAGCCTGGCGTTGTTCCTCAAGCAGCGCCTGCGCAAGACCGACCATATCGGTCGCTACGGCGGCGAGGAATTCGCCGTGGTCCTGCCGGACACCGACGCGGTCACCGCCGCCAAGGTGCTCGACGAGATCCGCAAGCGCTTCGCCGAGATCGTCTACCCGGCGCAACCCCAGGACCTGTCCTGCACCTTCAGCTGCGGCATCGCCGAACTGCGCGGCGAACTGGACAGCAACCTGCTGTCCAAACAGGCCGACGAAGCCCTGTACGTGGCCAAGCATGGCGGGCGCAACCGGGTGGAAATCCATCTCGCCTAA
- a CDS encoding methylamine utilization protein, translated as MGKLGVGLLAGLLWSGWLAAASLDIQVTDKHGGPLADAVLWIEPGAGQAPAAGLKVNQEKRQFVPYILAVQAGTTVSFPNADPINHHVYSFSPAKRFELRLQKQQDLPQDVLFDKPGLVTLGCNIHDWMLGFILVLDSPGSPRPMPRARRASITSRPPGSACMSGIRASPTRPSSRCAHWRLTARCSGA; from the coding sequence ATGGGCAAGCTGGGTGTTGGGCTGCTGGCTGGACTGTTGTGGAGTGGCTGGCTGGCGGCGGCGAGCCTCGATATCCAGGTGACGGACAAGCACGGCGGGCCGCTGGCCGACGCCGTGTTGTGGATCGAGCCGGGGGCGGGGCAGGCGCCGGCAGCCGGCCTCAAGGTCAACCAGGAAAAACGCCAGTTCGTGCCCTATATCCTGGCCGTGCAGGCGGGCACCACGGTGAGCTTCCCCAACGCCGACCCGATCAACCACCACGTCTATTCCTTCTCCCCGGCCAAGCGCTTCGAGTTGCGCCTGCAGAAGCAGCAGGACCTGCCCCAGGACGTGCTATTCGACAAGCCCGGCCTGGTCACCCTCGGTTGCAATATCCACGACTGGATGCTCGGTTTCATCCTGGTGCTGGACAGCCCTGGTTCGCCCAGACCGATGCCCAGGGCCAGGCGCGCATCGATTACCAGCCGGCCGCCGGGCAGCGCGTGCATGTCTGGCATCCGCGCATCGCCGACCCGGCCGAGCAGCAGGTGCGCACACTGGCGGCTGACGGCCCGTTGCTCTGGCGCCTGA
- a CDS encoding sensor domain-containing diguanylate cyclase: MLPAPCPPDEALRQQALDDLDLLDTPAELYLDTLVRLTRELFGVDTVLISLIDRDRQWFKARVGFDTAETPRDISFCGHAVAARNPLVVEDAHQDPRFSDNPVVVGAPFIRFYAGHPLYSRDNQPIGTLCLLHPQPRGLDPTERLRLRDLATLVEGYLHLRNVSQHAHKLRQAVSREQRKALIDPLTQLWNRAGFNEFYPRELASATGLGLQLAAIYCDLDHFKQVNDQFGHGGGDQVLWESARRMSAALRPDDLLVRLGGEEFVALVSVHDASELQHIAERVRQAIAATPISIGTLNHTVTSSIGTAIAAPGENPASLLERADSALYLAKHQGRNRTVHAT; this comes from the coding sequence ATGCTGCCCGCCCCCTGCCCACCCGATGAAGCCCTTCGCCAACAGGCGCTGGATGACCTCGATCTGCTCGACACCCCCGCCGAGCTGTATCTCGACACCCTGGTACGCCTGACCCGCGAGCTGTTCGGTGTCGATACCGTGCTGATCAGCCTGATCGACCGCGACCGCCAGTGGTTCAAGGCACGCGTGGGCTTTGACACCGCCGAAACCCCGCGCGACATTTCCTTCTGTGGCCATGCGGTGGCGGCGCGCAACCCGCTGGTCGTCGAGGATGCCCACCAGGACCCGCGTTTCAGCGACAACCCGGTGGTGGTCGGCGCGCCCTTTATCCGTTTCTACGCCGGCCATCCGCTCTACAGCCGCGACAACCAACCGATCGGTACCCTCTGCCTGCTGCATCCGCAGCCACGCGGCCTCGACCCGACGGAGCGGCTGCGCCTGCGTGACCTGGCCACGCTGGTCGAGGGTTACCTGCATCTACGCAATGTCAGCCAGCATGCTCACAAGTTGCGCCAGGCGGTCAGCCGCGAACAACGCAAGGCGCTGATCGACCCGCTGACCCAGCTGTGGAACCGCGCCGGCTTCAATGAGTTCTACCCGCGCGAGCTGGCCAGCGCGACGGGCCTGGGCTTGCAACTCGCCGCGATCTATTGCGACCTCGACCACTTCAAGCAGGTCAACGACCAGTTCGGCCATGGCGGTGGCGACCAGGTGCTGTGGGAAAGCGCGCGGCGTATGAGCGCCGCCCTGCGCCCGGATGATCTGCTGGTGCGCCTGGGTGGCGAGGAGTTCGTCGCCCTGGTCAGCGTGCACGACGCCAGCGAGCTGCAGCACATCGCCGAGCGCGTACGCCAGGCCATTGCCGCCACGCCAATCAGCATCGGCACGCTCAACCATACGGTGACCAGCAGCATCGGTACCGCCATTGCGGCGCCCGGAGAGAACCCGGCTTCGCTACTGGAACGCGCCGACAGCGCGCTGTACCTTGCCAAGCACCAGGGCCGTAACCGAACGGTCCACGCTACCTGA
- a CDS encoding MATE family efflux transporter: MSALLDAWRHAPTHRRVWALALPMILSNLSVPLVALVDTAVIGHLPHAHQLGAVVVGASLYAMLVGVFGILRMSATGFAAQACGRGDGTALRQVLLQSLLLVGGLSLLLALLAVPLSGLALNLMQPSVELASLAREFFHARLFGLPATLASSALIGWLLGTQRARGALAIMLSTNLLNIVLNLWFVLGLEWGVVGSARASVLAEWSGALLGLLLAARALRHHPGRLDGSALKQWRSWHALLAVNRDILIRTLALHLVFFLVTVQGTRLGDATVAANALLLNGLLLAAFALDGLAHAVEALCGHAIGAADRLALRRSLVVASGWALLASLGFALLFLAGGELFVNLQSDIPAVRAVAYLYLPYLAVLPLLGVWSYLLDGLFIGATRAREMRNAMLASVALALPLGWLLQGLGNHGLWLALLCFMLMRGLSLAILAWRLQRQDAWLAPQH, from the coding sequence ATGTCCGCCCTGCTCGATGCCTGGCGCCACGCCCCGACCCATCGGCGGGTCTGGGCGCTGGCCCTGCCGATGATCCTGTCCAACCTCTCGGTACCGCTGGTGGCGCTGGTCGACACCGCCGTGATCGGCCACCTGCCGCATGCCCATCAGCTTGGCGCGGTGGTGGTCGGCGCCAGCCTGTACGCCATGCTAGTCGGCGTGTTCGGCATCCTGCGCATGAGCGCCACCGGCTTCGCCGCCCAGGCCTGTGGCCGTGGCGATGGTACGGCGCTGCGCCAGGTGCTGCTGCAGAGCCTGCTGCTGGTGGGAGGCCTATCGCTGCTGCTGGCGCTGTTGGCCGTGCCGCTGAGCGGCCTGGCCCTGAACCTGATGCAGCCCTCGGTGGAGTTGGCCAGCCTGGCCCGCGAGTTCTTCCACGCGCGCCTGTTCGGCTTGCCGGCCACCCTGGCCAGTTCCGCCCTGATCGGCTGGCTGCTGGGCACGCAGCGTGCGCGTGGCGCGCTGGCCATCATGCTCAGCACCAACCTGCTGAACATCGTGCTCAACCTGTGGTTCGTCCTCGGCCTGGAGTGGGGCGTGGTCGGTTCCGCGCGCGCCTCGGTGCTGGCCGAATGGAGCGGCGCCCTGCTCGGTCTGTTGCTGGCCGCTCGCGCCCTGCGCCATCACCCCGGACGGCTCGACGGGTCGGCCCTCAAACAGTGGCGCAGCTGGCACGCGTTGCTGGCGGTCAACCGCGACATCCTGATCCGCACCCTGGCCCTGCATCTGGTGTTCTTCCTGGTCACCGTGCAGGGCACCCGCCTCGGTGACGCCACGGTGGCGGCCAATGCCCTGCTGCTCAACGGCCTGCTGCTCGCCGCCTTTGCCCTGGACGGCCTGGCCCATGCGGTGGAGGCGCTGTGCGGGCACGCCATCGGTGCCGCTGACCGCCTGGCCCTGCGCCGCTCGCTGGTGGTCGCCAGCGGTTGGGCGCTGCTGGCCAGCCTGGGCTTCGCGTTGCTGTTTCTCGCTGGCGGTGAACTGTTCGTCAACCTGCAGAGCGACATTCCCGCGGTACGCGCGGTGGCCTACCTGTACCTACCCTACCTGGCCGTGCTGCCGCTGCTGGGAGTGTGGAGCTACCTGCTCGACGGCCTGTTCATCGGCGCCACCCGCGCCCGCGAAATGCGCAATGCGATGCTCGCCAGCGTAGCCCTGGCCCTGCCGCTGGGCTGGCTGCTGCAAGGGCTGGGCAATCACGGCCTGTGGCTGGCTTTGCTATGTTTTATGCTGATGCGCGGCCTGAGCCTGGCCATCCTCGCGTGGCGCCTGCAGCGCCAGGATGCCTGGCTGGCTCCCCAGCACTGA